In Pseudomonas fluorescens, a genomic segment contains:
- a CDS encoding acyl-CoA dehydrogenase, translating to MSGYAHPYRDTEFVLEELVGFERLCASAGLQDVNNELVSAILSEAGRLGSGVLAPLNRVGDTQGARLGEQGVQETPGFADAYRQFQEGGWPSLTAAEQHGGQNLPNVIGTAVNEIWHSANMAFALCPMLTQGAIEAIAHHGSAELQAHYLPKLVSGEWTGTMNLTEPDAGSDLAAIKSRAVPQGDHYLISGQKIFITWGDHQMTDNVVHLVLARLPEAPVGVKGLSLFVVPKFLLDAQGRPGARNHVQCISLEHKLGIHGSPTCVMNFGDPEGAVGYLLGEPHTGLACMFTMMNHARQSVGLQGLAIAERAYQQARQYAKDRLQGSRKDGSRFSIIHFPDVRRMLLQMKASIEAMRALALVAAAEVDRAACAATADLAREHQGRVDLWTPIVKGWLTELAQEVTSLGVQIHGGMGFIEETGAAQHYRDARILTIYEGTTGIQALDLVGRKTLLNQGELLNNLLDEMHETVEQLHRIDALAYQAVTLEAALGAGRQALSLLLDQAKHDGDWAGSVSVNYLMLFGYLSGGWLMARSAVQAHARLAAGTGDASFLEAKGISARFYAEQLLPRVHALLAAISAGSASIMALEEEQF from the coding sequence ATGAGTGGTTATGCCCATCCGTACCGCGATACCGAATTCGTGCTGGAGGAATTGGTCGGGTTTGAGCGGTTATGCGCGAGCGCCGGGCTTCAGGATGTCAATAACGAGCTGGTCTCGGCCATTTTGAGCGAGGCCGGCCGCTTGGGTTCCGGCGTGCTGGCACCGCTCAACCGGGTCGGCGATACCCAGGGGGCGCGGTTGGGCGAGCAGGGTGTGCAGGAAACGCCGGGGTTTGCCGATGCCTATCGGCAGTTCCAGGAGGGCGGCTGGCCCTCGTTGACGGCGGCGGAGCAGCATGGCGGGCAGAACCTGCCCAACGTGATCGGCACGGCCGTCAATGAAATCTGGCACAGCGCCAATATGGCGTTCGCCCTGTGCCCGATGTTGACCCAAGGCGCCATCGAGGCCATTGCCCATCACGGCTCGGCCGAACTGCAGGCGCACTACCTGCCCAAACTGGTCAGTGGCGAATGGACTGGCACCATGAACCTCACCGAACCGGATGCCGGCTCCGACCTGGCCGCGATCAAGAGCCGGGCGGTCCCCCAGGGCGATCATTACCTGATCAGCGGCCAGAAGATCTTCATCACCTGGGGCGACCACCAGATGACCGACAACGTCGTGCACCTGGTGCTGGCGCGGTTGCCAGAGGCTCCGGTGGGCGTCAAGGGCCTTTCATTGTTCGTGGTGCCGAAGTTCTTGCTCGACGCCCAGGGCCGGCCAGGTGCGCGCAATCATGTGCAGTGCATTTCCCTGGAACACAAACTGGGCATTCATGGCAGCCCCACCTGCGTGATGAACTTTGGTGACCCCGAAGGGGCCGTCGGCTATTTGCTCGGTGAACCGCACACGGGCCTGGCCTGCATGTTCACCATGATGAACCACGCCCGCCAGAGTGTCGGGTTGCAGGGGCTGGCGATTGCCGAACGGGCCTACCAGCAGGCGCGTCAATACGCCAAGGACCGCCTGCAAGGCTCGCGTAAGGACGGCAGCCGTTTCTCGATCATCCACTTTCCGGATGTGCGCCGGATGTTGTTGCAGATGAAAGCGTCCATCGAAGCCATGCGCGCGTTGGCCCTGGTGGCCGCGGCGGAAGTCGACCGTGCCGCGTGCGCAGCCACGGCAGACCTTGCGCGCGAGCATCAGGGCCGGGTCGACCTGTGGACCCCGATCGTCAAGGGCTGGCTGACCGAGCTGGCCCAGGAGGTCACCTCCCTGGGCGTGCAAATCCACGGCGGCATGGGGTTTATCGAAGAGACCGGCGCGGCCCAGCATTATCGTGACGCCCGTATCCTCACCATTTATGAAGGCACCACCGGTATCCAGGCGCTTGACCTGGTTGGGCGCAAGACCCTGCTGAACCAGGGCGAGCTGTTGAACAACCTGCTGGATGAAATGCATGAAACCGTCGAGCAACTGCACCGCATCGACGCCCTCGCGTACCAGGCGGTGACGCTGGAGGCCGCACTCGGGGCCGGACGCCAGGCCTTGTCCCTGTTACTCGACCAGGCCAAACACGATGGGGATTGGGCGGGCAGCGTCAGCGTTAACTACCTGATGCTGTTCGGCTACCTGTCGGGCGGCTGGCTCATGGCGCGCTCGGCGGTGCAGGCGCATGCGCGCCTGGCCGCCGGCACGGGCGACGCCAGCTTCCTTGAAGCCAAGGGCATCAGCGCACGTTTCTATGCCGAGCAACTGCTGCCCCGCGTGCACGCCTTGCTGGCGGCGATCAGCGCCGGGAGCGCGAGCATCATGGCGTTGGAGGAAGAGCAGTTCTGA
- the pstS gene encoding phosphate ABC transporter substrate-binding protein PstS, translating to MKSLMKSVALAVTVSLCGTTVFAAESVRLTGSGASFPAPIYLTWFKDFSKKSEGVTVDYQSKGSGAGVQDFLNKTVDFAASDSAMKDEDIAKVAEGAQLLPMTAGEIVLAYNLPGNPKGLKLPRDVYSNIFLGKITKWNDPQIVAANPDLKLTDTPITVVVRADSSGTTAVFTKHLAAINPQFQKELGEGNTVNWPASDKFIKSPKNDGVTATVRQTPGAIGYIEYGFAKLAKVDFAQLQNKSGHYVVPNAESGAEALAAVKMPESLVAWLPDPDGAKSYPITSYTWMIFRKQNGNPAKAKAMREMVEYSLTEGQKIADSMGYIPLPKSVVDQVRKASANIQ from the coding sequence ATGAAAAGCTTGATGAAGTCTGTTGCACTCGCCGTTACGGTATCGCTGTGCGGCACCACGGTGTTCGCTGCCGAGAGCGTCCGCCTGACCGGCTCCGGCGCCAGTTTCCCTGCACCGATCTACCTCACCTGGTTCAAGGACTTCAGCAAGAAAAGCGAAGGTGTCACCGTGGATTACCAATCCAAGGGCAGCGGCGCGGGTGTACAGGACTTCCTGAATAAAACCGTCGACTTCGCCGCCAGTGACTCGGCGATGAAAGACGAAGACATCGCCAAGGTCGCCGAAGGCGCGCAGTTGCTGCCGATGACCGCGGGCGAAATCGTGCTGGCCTACAACCTGCCGGGCAACCCCAAGGGCCTGAAGCTGCCACGGGATGTGTACTCCAACATCTTCCTGGGCAAGATCACCAAGTGGAACGATCCGCAGATCGTCGCCGCCAACCCTGACCTGAAACTGACCGATACGCCGATCACCGTGGTTGTGCGTGCAGACTCCAGCGGTACCACGGCGGTCTTCACCAAGCACCTGGCAGCGATCAATCCGCAGTTCCAGAAAGAGCTGGGTGAGGGCAACACCGTCAACTGGCCAGCCAGCGACAAATTCATCAAATCGCCCAAGAACGATGGTGTGACCGCCACCGTACGCCAGACCCCGGGCGCTATTGGCTACATCGAATACGGCTTCGCCAAGCTGGCCAAGGTTGACTTTGCCCAACTGCAAAACAAGTCCGGTCATTACGTCGTGCCGAACGCCGAAAGCGGTGCCGAAGCCCTGGCCGCGGTGAAAATGCCGGAAAGCCTGGTGGCCTGGCTGCCGGACCCGGACGGTGCCAAGTCGTACCCGATCACCTCCTACACCTGGATGATCTTCCGCAAGCAGAACGGCAACCCGGCCAAGGCCAAGGCCATGCGTGAAATGGTCGAGTACAGCCTGACCGAGGGGCAGAAAATCGCCGACTCGATGGGTTATATCCCGCTGCCGAAATCGGTCGTGGACCAGGTTCGCAAAGCGTCCGCCAACATCCAGTAA
- the pstA gene encoding phosphate ABC transporter permease PstA, which translates to MTDLTAATDLTAPAGAMPSLQRKFEGRALRSLVLTTLVWGGALLASVPLISVLYMLIMRGGARLSLEVFTELPPTGFETGGGFGNAMAGTFVMVGIAAAIAVPVGIMAAIFLAELGPDSKLANASRFAAKMLTGLPSILAGVFAYALVVMTTGTYSAPAGGVALAVLMLPIVVLTAEESMRMVPKIMKDAAYGMGCTRSQVIWKIVLPTGLPAILTGVMLAVARAAGETAPLLFTALFSNYWIYHDGSLAVMNPTASLAVLIYNFSGMPFDNQLELAWAASLVLVMIVLVVNIVSRIFGKPKY; encoded by the coding sequence ATGACTGATCTCACTGCAGCAACCGACCTGACCGCGCCCGCAGGCGCGATGCCCAGCTTGCAGCGCAAGTTCGAAGGCCGCGCCCTGCGTAGCCTGGTATTGACCACTCTGGTCTGGGGCGGCGCGCTACTGGCCAGCGTGCCGCTGATCTCCGTGCTCTACATGCTGATCATGCGCGGCGGGGCGCGCCTGAGCCTGGAAGTGTTCACCGAGTTGCCTCCGACGGGGTTCGAGACGGGCGGTGGCTTCGGCAACGCCATGGCCGGCACCTTTGTGATGGTCGGTATCGCGGCGGCTATCGCCGTACCGGTCGGCATCATGGCGGCGATCTTCCTGGCCGAACTGGGGCCGGACAGCAAGCTGGCCAACGCCTCGCGCTTTGCCGCCAAGATGCTCACGGGGCTGCCTTCCATCCTGGCCGGGGTGTTTGCCTATGCCCTGGTGGTGATGACCACCGGGACCTACTCGGCCCCGGCGGGCGGCGTGGCACTGGCGGTCCTGATGCTGCCCATCGTGGTGCTGACGGCGGAAGAGTCGATGAGGATGGTGCCCAAGATCATGAAGGATGCGGCCTACGGCATGGGCTGCACACGCTCGCAGGTCATCTGGAAAATCGTCTTGCCCACCGGCCTGCCGGCGATCCTCACGGGCGTCATGCTGGCCGTGGCGCGAGCGGCGGGCGAAACCGCGCCGTTGTTGTTTACCGCGCTGTTCAGCAACTACTGGATCTACCACGACGGCAGCCTGGCCGTCATGAATCCGACGGCCTCGTTGGCCGTGCTGATTTACAACTTTTCAGGCATGCCCTTCGACAACCAGCTTGAGCTCGCCTGGGCGGCCTCGCTGGTGCTGGTCATGATCGTGCTGGTCGTAAATATCGTCAGCCGTATTTTCGGCAAGCCCAAGTATTGA
- the pstC gene encoding phosphate ABC transporter permease subunit PstC: MNTPFVVPVNPDSACQPPSTKDFLVDRTFRALARIGVVLVLALVFALVFEVGRKALPGMEKHGFDVLLGSVWDVNQGKYGILPAIWGTLYSALIALLIAGFFGVSMAIFLTQDFLPAKLAAVFRTIVELLAAIPSVVYGLWGIYVVIPAIRPLTAWLNTELGWIPFFGTSLSGPGLLPAALVLAIMILPTIAAVSQDALTAVPMKTKQAAYGMGTTHWEAILKVMVPSAATGIFGSLVLGLGRALGETMALAMLVGNANNISLSLFAPANTLAALLALNFPEAGPNEIEVLMYAALVLMLITLIVNVFGSMIMMYAQRGNK; encoded by the coding sequence ATGAACACACCTTTTGTCGTACCGGTTAACCCGGATTCTGCCTGCCAGCCACCGTCTACGAAGGATTTCCTGGTTGACCGGACCTTCCGTGCGCTTGCGCGAATAGGGGTGGTGCTGGTGCTGGCATTGGTCTTTGCCTTGGTCTTCGAGGTGGGACGCAAAGCCCTTCCCGGCATGGAAAAGCACGGTTTTGACGTATTGCTCGGCAGCGTCTGGGACGTCAACCAGGGCAAGTACGGCATTCTGCCGGCTATTTGGGGCACGCTGTACAGCGCCCTGATCGCCTTGTTGATCGCCGGGTTTTTCGGCGTCAGCATGGCGATTTTCCTGACCCAGGACTTCCTGCCCGCAAAACTGGCCGCCGTGTTTCGTACCATCGTCGAATTGCTCGCCGCGATCCCCAGCGTGGTGTACGGCCTGTGGGGCATCTACGTGGTGATTCCGGCCATTCGCCCGCTGACGGCCTGGTTGAACACTGAACTGGGCTGGATCCCGTTTTTCGGCACGTCCTTGAGCGGGCCGGGGCTGCTCCCGGCGGCGCTGGTACTGGCCATCATGATTCTGCCGACCATTGCCGCGGTGTCCCAGGACGCCCTGACCGCCGTGCCGATGAAAACCAAGCAAGCGGCCTATGGCATGGGCACCACCCATTGGGAAGCGATCCTCAAGGTGATGGTCCCGTCCGCCGCCACCGGTATTTTCGGCTCGCTGGTCCTGGGCCTGGGCCGCGCGCTGGGTGAAACCATGGCCCTGGCCATGCTGGTCGGTAACGCGAACAACATCTCCCTGTCGCTGTTTGCCCCGGCCAATACCCTGGCGGCCTTGCTGGCGCTGAACTTCCCCGAAGCCGGGCCGAACGAGATCGAGGTGTTGATGTACGCGGCACTGGTGCTGATGTTGATCACGCTGATCGTGAACGTCTTCGGCTCCATGATCATGATGTATGCCCAACGGGGTAATAAGTGA